In Eubalaena glacialis isolate mEubGla1 chromosome 4, mEubGla1.1.hap2.+ XY, whole genome shotgun sequence, one DNA window encodes the following:
- the MED26 gene encoding mediator of RNA polymerase II transcription subunit 26, whose amino-acid sequence MTAAPPSPQQIRDRLLQAIDPQSNIRNMVAVQEVISSLEKYPITKEALEETRLGKLINDVRKKTKNEELAKRAKKLLRSWQKLIEPVHQNEAALRGLAGAPGSANGGAHNCRPEAGVAGPPKSIHDLKNRNDIQRLPGQRLDRLGSRKRRGDQRDLGHPGPPPKVSKVSHDSLVANSSPLPTNGISGSPESFPGPLDGSGHVGPEGSRLEHSENDKHSGKIPVNAVRPHTSSPGLGKPPGPCLQTKAAVLQQLDRVDETPGPPHPKGPPRCSFSPRNSRHEGSFARQRSPYTYKGSVPSPSPRPQSLDATQVPSPLPLAQPSTPPVRRLELLPSAESPVRWLEQPEGHQRLAGSGCKAGLPPAEPLLPRAGFSPDSSKADSDAASSGGSDSKKKKRYRPRDYTVNLDGQVAEAGVKPVRLKERKLTFDPMTRQIKPLTQKEPVRADSPVHTEQPRTELDKPEAKASLQSPFEQTNWKELSRNEIIQSYLSRQSSLLSSSGAQTPGAHHFMSEYLKQEESTRRGARKPHVLVPHGPPTDLPGLSREVTQDDLDRIQAHQWPGVNGCQDTQGNWYDWTQCISLDPHGDDGRLNILPYVCLD is encoded by the exons ATCCGGAACATGGTGGCGGTGCAGGAAGTCATCTCCAGCCTGGAGAAATACCCCATTACCAAAGAGGCACTGGAG GAAACCCGACTTGGGAAGCTCATCAACGACGTCCGCAAGAAGACGAAGAACGAGGAGCTCGCCAAGCGGGCCAAGAAGCTGCTGCGGAGCTGGCAGAAGCTCATCGAGCCCGTGCACCAGAATGAGGCTGCACTGCGGGGGCTGGCGGGTGCCCCCGGCTCGGCCAACGGGGGCGCCCATAACTGCCGGCCGGAGGCAGGGGTGGCCGGCCCGCCCAAGAGCATCCATGACCTGAAGAACCGCAATGACATCCAGAGGCTGCCCGGGCAGCGGCTGGACAGGCTGGGCAGCCGCAAGCGCCGGGGGGACCAGCGCGACCTCGGTCACCCTGGGCCACCTCCCAAGGTCTCCAAAGTGAGCCACGACTCCCTGGTAGCCAACtcgtcccccctccccaccaacgggatcagtgggagccctgagagCTTCCCCGGCCCCCTGGACGGCAGTGGGCACGTGGGCCCCGAGGGCAGCCGCCTGGAGCACAGCGAGAATGACAAGCACAGTGGCAAGATCCCCGTCAATGCCGTGAGGCCACACACCAGCTCCCCGGGCCTGGGCAAGCCCCCCGGGCCCTGCCTGCAGACGAAGGCTGCGGTGCTGCAGCAGCTGGACAGGGTGGACGAGACTCcaggtcccccccaccccaaggggCCGCCTCGCTGCTCTTTCAGTCCCCGGAACTCACGGCACGAGGGCTCCTTTGCCCGGCAGCGGAGCCCGTACACATACAAGGGCTCCGTGCCCAGTCCCTCGCCTCGGCCCCAGTCACTCGATGCCACACAGGTGCCATCACCGCTTCCGCTGGCCCAGCCGTCCACGCCCCCCGTGCGGCGGCTCGAGCTGCTGCCCAGTGCAGAGAGCCCGGTGCGCTGGCTGGAGCAGCCTGAGGGCCACCAGCGGCTCGCGGGGTCGGGCTGCAAGGCAGGGCTGCCACCGGCCGAGCCCCTCCTGCCCCGGGCAGGCTTCTCCCCGGACTCCTCCAAGGCAGACAGCGATGCTGCCTCCTCCGGTGGCTCGGACAgcaaaaagaagaagaggtacCGGCCTCGTGACTACACGGTTAACTTGGACGGGCAGGTGGCCGAGGCAGGTGTCAAGCCTGTCCGGTTAAAAGAGCGGAAGCTCACCTTTGACCCCATGACGAGACAGATCAAACCTCTGACCCAGAAAGAGCCAGTGCGGGCTGACAGCCCTGTGCACACAGAGCAGCCGAGGACAGAGCTGGACAAGCCCGAGGCCAAGGCCAGCCTCCAGAGCCCTTTTGAACAGACGAACTGGAAGGAGCTGTCGCGCAACGAGATCATCCAGTCCTACCTGAGCCGGCAGAGCAGCCTGCTCTCGTCGTCGGGCGCACAGACCCCGGGCGCTCACCACTTCATGTCCGAGTACCTGAAGCAGGAGGAGAGCACTCGGCGCGGGGCCCGGAAGCCGCACGTGCTGGTGCCTCACGGCCCACCCACGGACCTCCCAGGGCTAAGCCGTGAGGTCACGCAGGACGATCTGGACAGGATCCAGGCCCATCAGTGGCCGGGGGTGAACGGGTGTCAGGACACACAGGGTAACTGGTATGACTGGACGCAGTGCATATCGCTCGACCCGCACGGCGACGACGGGCGGTTGAACATTCTGCCTTATGTCTGCTTGGACTGA